The Phaenicophaeus curvirostris isolate KB17595 unplaced genomic scaffold, BPBGC_Pcur_1.0 scaffold_115, whole genome shotgun sequence genome includes a window with the following:
- the IRF5 gene encoding interferon regulatory factor 5 isoform X4 translates to MDPPSRRVRLRPWLVAQVSSGRFPGLHWLDPERRRFAIPWLHATRHPGTPPDTDTIFKAWARDTGRFREGRDAPDPARWKATLRCALNKSREFRLILDGPRAAPPVPYRVYELCQGATDEAAEDDYDCGEEEDVSQLQKMISLSINVTDLELKFQYRGRQVCALTISNPHGCRLFHSSLEPTQEQVELFGPLTLEQVRFPATDAIPNEKQRFYTHQLLDVLDRGLILELQGQDLYAIRLCQCKVFWTGPCASHHAGPNPIEREKKTKLFSLEGFLNGLILFQKGQTTTPPPFEIFFCFGEEWPDQKPKEKKLITVQVVPVAARLLLEMFSGELSWSADSIPLQISHPDLKDKMVEQFKELHQLWQNQQRLPPAQLEPSPTAGPWALPQ, encoded by the exons ATGGACCCCCCGTCGCGCCGCGTGCGCCTGCGGCCCTGGCTCGTGGCCCAGGTGAGCAGCGGGCGCTTCCCGGGGCTGCACTGGTTGGACCCCGAGCGGCGCCGCTTCGCCATCCCCTGGCTCCACGCCACCAGGCACCCCGGAACACCCCCCGACACCGACACCATCTTCAAG GCCTGGGCGCGGGATACGGGTCGGTTCCGTGAGGGCCGGGACGCACCAGACCCTGCGCGATGGAAGGCGACGCTGCGCTGCGCCCTCAACAAGAGCCGCGAGTTCCGACTCATCCTGGACGGGCCCCGTGCGGCACCCCCCGTGCCCTACCGGGTGTACGAGCTGTGCCAGGGGGCGACAG ATGAGGCAGCCGAGGACGACTACGACTGCggtgaggaggaggatgtcAGCCAG CTCCAGAAGATGATATCTCTGAGCATCAATG TGACCGACCTGGAGCTCAAGTTCCAGTACCGGGGCCGCCAGGTCTGTGCCCTCACCATCAGCAACCCCCACGGCTGCCGCCTCTTCCACAGCAGCCTGGAGCCCACGCAGGAGCAGGTGGAGCTCTTCGGGCCGCTGACGCTGGAGCAGGTCCGCTTCCCCGCCACCGACGCCATCCCCAACGAGAAGCAGCGGTTCTACACCCACCAGCTCCTGGACGTACTGGACCGCGGGCTCATCCTGGAGCTGCAGGGCCAGGACCTCTACGCCATCCGCCTCTGCCAGTGCAAAGTCTTCTGGACGGGGCCCTGCGCCTCCCACCACGCTGGCCCTAACCCCATCGAAAGGGAGAAGAAGACCaagctcttcagcctggagggGTTTCTCAACG GCCTCATCCTGTTCCAGAAGGGCCAGACCACCACCCCTCCTCCCTTTGAGATCTTTTTCTGCTTCGGTGAGGAGTGGCCGGACCAGAAGCCCAAGGAGAAGAAGCTCATCACAGTGCag GTGGTGCCGGTGGCAGCACGGCTGCTGTTGGAGATGTTCTCGGGCGAGCTGTCCTGGTCGGCTGACAGCATCCCGCTGCAGATCTCCCACCCCGACCTCAAGGACAAGATGGTGGAGCAGTTCAAGGAGCTCCACCAGCTGTGGCAGAACCAGCAGCGGCTGCCGCCGGCACAGCTGGAGCCCAGCCCCACCGCTGGCCCCTGGGCGCTGCCGCAGTGA
- the IRF5 gene encoding interferon regulatory factor 5 isoform X3 gives MDPPSRRVRLRPWLVAQVSSGRFPGLHWLDPERRRFAIPWLHATRHPGTPPDTDTIFKAWARDTGRFREGRDAPDPARWKATLRCALNKSREFRLILDGPRAAPPVPYRVYELCQGATDEAAEDDYDCGEEEDVSQLQKMISLSINVTDLELKFQYRGRQVCALTISNPHGCRLFHSSLEPTQEQVELFGPLTLEQVRFPATDAIPNEKQRFYTHQLLDVLDRGLILELQGQDLYAIRLCQCKVFWTGPCASHHAGPNPIEREKKTKLFSLEGFLNGLILFQKGQTTTPPPFEIFFCFGEEWPDQKPKEKKLITVQFWGETARKWRQDGAALDLDPSSQRWGTRHWWSQWWGCSSGPPRSKTRRTRPGLGFLIYFFFSFVFSRSRGGSDPGGNSTRSSPTLASPSPVPTLAQAVSSPHAPTFK, from the exons ATGGACCCCCCGTCGCGCCGCGTGCGCCTGCGGCCCTGGCTCGTGGCCCAGGTGAGCAGCGGGCGCTTCCCGGGGCTGCACTGGTTGGACCCCGAGCGGCGCCGCTTCGCCATCCCCTGGCTCCACGCCACCAGGCACCCCGGAACACCCCCCGACACCGACACCATCTTCAAG GCCTGGGCGCGGGATACGGGTCGGTTCCGTGAGGGCCGGGACGCACCAGACCCTGCGCGATGGAAGGCGACGCTGCGCTGCGCCCTCAACAAGAGCCGCGAGTTCCGACTCATCCTGGACGGGCCCCGTGCGGCACCCCCCGTGCCCTACCGGGTGTACGAGCTGTGCCAGGGGGCGACAG ATGAGGCAGCCGAGGACGACTACGACTGCggtgaggaggaggatgtcAGCCAG CTCCAGAAGATGATATCTCTGAGCATCAATG TGACCGACCTGGAGCTCAAGTTCCAGTACCGGGGCCGCCAGGTCTGTGCCCTCACCATCAGCAACCCCCACGGCTGCCGCCTCTTCCACAGCAGCCTGGAGCCCACGCAGGAGCAGGTGGAGCTCTTCGGGCCGCTGACGCTGGAGCAGGTCCGCTTCCCCGCCACCGACGCCATCCCCAACGAGAAGCAGCGGTTCTACACCCACCAGCTCCTGGACGTACTGGACCGCGGGCTCATCCTGGAGCTGCAGGGCCAGGACCTCTACGCCATCCGCCTCTGCCAGTGCAAAGTCTTCTGGACGGGGCCCTGCGCCTCCCACCACGCTGGCCCTAACCCCATCGAAAGGGAGAAGAAGACCaagctcttcagcctggagggGTTTCTCAACG GCCTCATCCTGTTCCAGAAGGGCCAGACCACCACCCCTCCTCCCTTTGAGATCTTTTTCTGCTTCGGTGAGGAGTGGCCGGACCAGAAGCCCAAGGAGAAGAAGCTCATCACAGTGCag TTTTGGGGGGAAACAGCACGAAAATGGAGACAGGATGGGGCTGCACTGGATCTGGACCCCTCCTCCCAGCGATGGGGCACCCGGCACTGGTGGAGCCAATGGTGGGGATGCAGCTCAGGGCCCCCAAGGAGCAAAACGAGAAGAACCAGGCCAGGACTCgggtttttaatttatttttttttcagttttgttttctctcgTTCTCGCGGTGGCTCTGACCCTGGAGGGAACAGCACGCGCTCCAGCCCCACGCTGGCCTCTCCCAGCCCCGTCCCCACACTCGCTCAAGCTGTCTCCTCCCCGCACGCTCCAACCTTcaaataa
- the IRF5 gene encoding interferon regulatory factor 5 isoform X1 — protein MDPPSRRVRLRPWLVAQVSSGRFPGLHWLDPERRRFAIPWLHATRHPGTPPDTDTIFKAWARDTGRFREGRDAPDPARWKATLRCALNKSREFRLILDGPRAAPPVPYRVYELCQGATDEAAEDDYDCGEEEDVSQLQKMISLSINDTQHGGDLLPPYPWPKEEPPFSGGCPLAPFAPPPPVLLPGEVGGTHGPPELPSTALTKPGPSLAPPAACPLVPTEQVIPNLLISPHMLPLTDLELKFQYRGRQVCALTISNPHGCRLFHSSLEPTQEQVELFGPLTLEQVRFPATDAIPNEKQRFYTHQLLDVLDRGLILELQGQDLYAIRLCQCKVFWTGPCASHHAGPNPIEREKKTKLFSLEGFLNGLILFQKGQTTTPPPFEIFFCFGEEWPDQKPKEKKLITVQFWGETARKWRQDGAALDLDPSSQRWGTRHWWSQWWGCSSGPPRSKTRRTRPGLGFLIYFFFSFVFSRSRGGSDPGGNSTRSSPTLASPSPVPTLAQAVSSPHAPTFK, from the exons ATGGACCCCCCGTCGCGCCGCGTGCGCCTGCGGCCCTGGCTCGTGGCCCAGGTGAGCAGCGGGCGCTTCCCGGGGCTGCACTGGTTGGACCCCGAGCGGCGCCGCTTCGCCATCCCCTGGCTCCACGCCACCAGGCACCCCGGAACACCCCCCGACACCGACACCATCTTCAAG GCCTGGGCGCGGGATACGGGTCGGTTCCGTGAGGGCCGGGACGCACCAGACCCTGCGCGATGGAAGGCGACGCTGCGCTGCGCCCTCAACAAGAGCCGCGAGTTCCGACTCATCCTGGACGGGCCCCGTGCGGCACCCCCCGTGCCCTACCGGGTGTACGAGCTGTGCCAGGGGGCGACAG ATGAGGCAGCCGAGGACGACTACGACTGCggtgaggaggaggatgtcAGCCAG CTCCAGAAGATGATATCTCTGAGCATCAATG ACACCCAGCACGGAGGGGACCTGCTGCCCCCCTACCCCTGGCCCAAGGAGGAGCCCCCCTTCAGCGGCGGCTGCCCCCTGGCACCCTTCGCGCCGCCCCCTCCGGTGCTGCTccctggggaggtggggggcaCCCACGGCCCCCCCGAGCTGCCCTCCACAGCCCTCACCAAGCCAGGGCCCTCCCTGGCTCCCCCGGCTGCCTGCCCGCTGGTACCCACGGAGCAAGTGATCCCAAACCTGCTCATCAGCCCCCACATGCTGCCGC TGACCGACCTGGAGCTCAAGTTCCAGTACCGGGGCCGCCAGGTCTGTGCCCTCACCATCAGCAACCCCCACGGCTGCCGCCTCTTCCACAGCAGCCTGGAGCCCACGCAGGAGCAGGTGGAGCTCTTCGGGCCGCTGACGCTGGAGCAGGTCCGCTTCCCCGCCACCGACGCCATCCCCAACGAGAAGCAGCGGTTCTACACCCACCAGCTCCTGGACGTACTGGACCGCGGGCTCATCCTGGAGCTGCAGGGCCAGGACCTCTACGCCATCCGCCTCTGCCAGTGCAAAGTCTTCTGGACGGGGCCCTGCGCCTCCCACCACGCTGGCCCTAACCCCATCGAAAGGGAGAAGAAGACCaagctcttcagcctggagggGTTTCTCAACG GCCTCATCCTGTTCCAGAAGGGCCAGACCACCACCCCTCCTCCCTTTGAGATCTTTTTCTGCTTCGGTGAGGAGTGGCCGGACCAGAAGCCCAAGGAGAAGAAGCTCATCACAGTGCag TTTTGGGGGGAAACAGCACGAAAATGGAGACAGGATGGGGCTGCACTGGATCTGGACCCCTCCTCCCAGCGATGGGGCACCCGGCACTGGTGGAGCCAATGGTGGGGATGCAGCTCAGGGCCCCCAAGGAGCAAAACGAGAAGAACCAGGCCAGGACTCgggtttttaatttatttttttttcagttttgttttctctcgTTCTCGCGGTGGCTCTGACCCTGGAGGGAACAGCACGCGCTCCAGCCCCACGCTGGCCTCTCCCAGCCCCGTCCCCACACTCGCTCAAGCTGTCTCCTCCCCGCACGCTCCAACCTTcaaataa
- the IRF5 gene encoding interferon regulatory factor 5 isoform X2, whose product MDPPSRRVRLRPWLVAQVSSGRFPGLHWLDPERRRFAIPWLHATRHPGTPPDTDTIFKAWARDTGRFREGRDAPDPARWKATLRCALNKSREFRLILDGPRAAPPVPYRVYELCQGATDEAAEDDYDCGEEEDVSQLQKMISLSINDTQHGGDLLPPYPWPKEEPPFSGGCPLAPFAPPPPVLLPGEVGGTHGPPELPSTALTKPGPSLAPPAACPLVPTEQVIPNLLISPHMLPLTDLELKFQYRGRQVCALTISNPHGCRLFHSSLEPTQEQVELFGPLTLEQVRFPATDAIPNEKQRFYTHQLLDVLDRGLILELQGQDLYAIRLCQCKVFWTGPCASHHAGPNPIEREKKTKLFSLEGFLNGLILFQKGQTTTPPPFEIFFCFGEEWPDQKPKEKKLITVQVVPVAARLLLEMFSGELSWSADSIPLQISHPDLKDKMVEQFKELHQLWQNQQRLPPAQLEPSPTAGPWALPQ is encoded by the exons ATGGACCCCCCGTCGCGCCGCGTGCGCCTGCGGCCCTGGCTCGTGGCCCAGGTGAGCAGCGGGCGCTTCCCGGGGCTGCACTGGTTGGACCCCGAGCGGCGCCGCTTCGCCATCCCCTGGCTCCACGCCACCAGGCACCCCGGAACACCCCCCGACACCGACACCATCTTCAAG GCCTGGGCGCGGGATACGGGTCGGTTCCGTGAGGGCCGGGACGCACCAGACCCTGCGCGATGGAAGGCGACGCTGCGCTGCGCCCTCAACAAGAGCCGCGAGTTCCGACTCATCCTGGACGGGCCCCGTGCGGCACCCCCCGTGCCCTACCGGGTGTACGAGCTGTGCCAGGGGGCGACAG ATGAGGCAGCCGAGGACGACTACGACTGCggtgaggaggaggatgtcAGCCAG CTCCAGAAGATGATATCTCTGAGCATCAATG ACACCCAGCACGGAGGGGACCTGCTGCCCCCCTACCCCTGGCCCAAGGAGGAGCCCCCCTTCAGCGGCGGCTGCCCCCTGGCACCCTTCGCGCCGCCCCCTCCGGTGCTGCTccctggggaggtggggggcaCCCACGGCCCCCCCGAGCTGCCCTCCACAGCCCTCACCAAGCCAGGGCCCTCCCTGGCTCCCCCGGCTGCCTGCCCGCTGGTACCCACGGAGCAAGTGATCCCAAACCTGCTCATCAGCCCCCACATGCTGCCGC TGACCGACCTGGAGCTCAAGTTCCAGTACCGGGGCCGCCAGGTCTGTGCCCTCACCATCAGCAACCCCCACGGCTGCCGCCTCTTCCACAGCAGCCTGGAGCCCACGCAGGAGCAGGTGGAGCTCTTCGGGCCGCTGACGCTGGAGCAGGTCCGCTTCCCCGCCACCGACGCCATCCCCAACGAGAAGCAGCGGTTCTACACCCACCAGCTCCTGGACGTACTGGACCGCGGGCTCATCCTGGAGCTGCAGGGCCAGGACCTCTACGCCATCCGCCTCTGCCAGTGCAAAGTCTTCTGGACGGGGCCCTGCGCCTCCCACCACGCTGGCCCTAACCCCATCGAAAGGGAGAAGAAGACCaagctcttcagcctggagggGTTTCTCAACG GCCTCATCCTGTTCCAGAAGGGCCAGACCACCACCCCTCCTCCCTTTGAGATCTTTTTCTGCTTCGGTGAGGAGTGGCCGGACCAGAAGCCCAAGGAGAAGAAGCTCATCACAGTGCag GTGGTGCCGGTGGCAGCACGGCTGCTGTTGGAGATGTTCTCGGGCGAGCTGTCCTGGTCGGCTGACAGCATCCCGCTGCAGATCTCCCACCCCGACCTCAAGGACAAGATGGTGGAGCAGTTCAAGGAGCTCCACCAGCTGTGGCAGAACCAGCAGCGGCTGCCGCCGGCACAGCTGGAGCCCAGCCCCACCGCTGGCCCCTGGGCGCTGCCGCAGTGA
- the TNPO3 gene encoding transportin-3: protein MEAGGKPSLQVVYQAVQALYHDPDPSGKERASCWLGELQRSVHAWEISDQLLQIRQDVESCYFAAQTMKMKIQTSFYELPTDSHASLRDSLLSHIQNLKDLSPVIVTQLALAIADLALQMASWKGCVQTLVEKYSNDVTSLPFLLEILTVLPEEVHSRSLRIGANRRTEIIEDLAYYSSTVVSLLMTCVDKAGNDEKMLIKIFRCLGSWFNLGVLDSTFMANSKLLSLLFEVLQQDKTSSNLHEAASDCVCSALYAIENVETNLPLALQLFQGVLTLESAYHMAVAREDLDKVLNYCRVFTELCETFLDKIVCTPGQGLGDLRTLELLLICAGHPQYEVVEISFNFWYRLGEHLYKTDDAVIHSIFKAYIQRLLHALARHCQLDSDHEGVPEETDDFGEFRMRVSDLVKDLIFLVGSVECFAQLYATLKDGNPPWEVTEAVLFIMASIAKSVDQENNPTLVEVLEGVVRLPETVHTAVRYTSIELVGEMSEVVDRNPQFLDPVLGYLMKGLCDRRLASAAAKAIHNICSVCRDHMAQHFNGLLEIARSLDSFMLSPEAAVGLLKGTALVLARLPLEKIAECLSELCAVQVMALRKLLSQEPSNGLSSDPTVPLDRLAVIFRHTNPIVENGQIHPCQKVIQEIWPVLSETLNKHSADNRIVERCCRCLRFAVRCVGKGSAALLQPLVTQMVNVYRAHQHSCFLYLGSILVDEYGIEEGCRQGLLDMLQALCIPTFQLLEQPNGLQNHPDTVDDLFRLATRFIQRSPVTLLRSQVMIPILQWAIAATTLDHRDANCSVMKFLRDLIHTGVANDHEEDFEVRKDLINQVMNQLGQQLVNQLLHTCCFCLPPYTLPDVAEVLWEIMQIDRPTFCRWLENSLKGLPKETTGGAIQVTHKQLTDFHKQVTSAEECKQVCWALRDFTRLFR from the exons ATGGAGGCCGGCGGCAAGCCCAGCCTGCAGGTGGTTTACCAGGCCGTGCAGGCGCTCTACCACGACCCGGACCCCAGCGGGAAGGAGCGCGCGAGCTGCTGGCTGGGCGAGCTGCAGCGATCG GTCCACGCCTGGGAGATCTCTGACCAGTTGCTGCAGATCCGTCAGGATGTGGAGTCGTGCTACTTTGCGGCGCAGACCATGAAGATGAAGATACAGACTTCCTTCTATGAACTCCCCACAGACTCCCATGCTTCTTTACGGGACTCTCTGCTGTCCCACATCCAGAACTTGAAGGACCTGTCGCCGGTCATCGTCACCCAG CTTGCTTTAGCAATAGCCGACCTGGCCCTGCAGATGGCTTCCTGGAAGGGCTGCGTGCAAACATTGGTGGAAAA GTACAGCAATGATGTCACGTCACTGCCCTTTCTGCTGGAGATCCTCACGGTGCTGCCAGAAGAGGTCCACAGCCGATCCTTGCGCATCGGAGCCAACCGCCGGACTGAAATCATTGAGGATCTGGCGTACTATTCCAGCACGGTCGTCTCTCTGCTG ATGACGTGTGTGGACAAAGCGGGCAACGATGAGAAGATGCTCATCAAAATCTTCCGGTGCTTGGGGAGCTGGTTCAACCTGGGCGTCCTGGACAGCACCTTCATGGCAAACAGCAAACTGCTGTCGCTCCTCTTCGAGGTGCTG CAACAAGACAAGACATCATCCAACCTCCATGAAGCAGCCTCGGACTGTGTGTGCTCAGCTCTCTATGCCATTGAGAATGTGGAGACAAACCTTCCCCTGGCTCTGCAGCTCTTCCAGGGCGTCCTCACACTCGAGAGTGCCTATCACATGGCTGTAGCACGCGAGGACCTGGACAA GGTGCTCAATTATTGCCGTGTTTTCACTGAGCTGTGCGAGACCTTCCTAGATAAAATTGTTTGCACGCCTGGCCAGGGGCTGGGTGACCTGCGGacactggagctgctgctgatcTGTGCCGGTCACCCGCAGTACGAG gTGGTAGAAATTTCATTTAACTTCTGGTACCGGCTCGGGGAGCACCTGTACAAGACAGATGATGCCGTCATCCACAGCATCTTCAAAGCCTACATCCAACGCCTTCTCCACGCTCTGGCCAGACACTGCCAGCTGGACTCGGACCAC GAGGGTGTCCCAGAGGAGACAGACGACTTTGGGGAGTTCCGGATGCGGGTCTCGGACCTGGTGAAAGACTTGATCTTCCTGGTGGGATCGGTGGAGTGTTTTGCTCAG CTTTATGCGACTCTGAAGGATGGGAATCCACCCTGGGAGGTGACAGAAGCTGTCCTCTTCATCATGGCCTCCATAGCGAAGAGTGTTGACCA GGAGAACAACCCGACgctggtggaggtgctggagggagTGGTTCGCCTCCCCGAGACGGTGCACACTGCCGTCCGCTACACCAGCATCGAGCTGGTGGGAGAGATGAGCGAGGTGGTGGACAGAAACCCCCAGTTCCTGG ATCCCGTGCTGGGTTACTTGATGAAAGGTCTGTGTGACAGGCGGCTGGCATCAGCCGCGGCCAAGGCCATCCACAACATCTGCTCCGTGTGCCGGGACCACATGGCTCAGCACTTTAACGGGCTGCTGGAGATAGCCCGCTCCCTCGACTCCTTCATGCTCTCCCCAGAGGCGGCTGTGGGACTCCTGAAAG GAACAGCCTTGGTCCTCGCCAGGCTCCCCTTGGAGAAGATAGCGGAATGCCTCAGCGAGCTCTGTGCCGTACAAGTGATGGCGCTGAGGAAG CTGCTCTCTCAGGAGCCAAGCAATGGCCTCTCTTCCGACCCTACCGTGCCCCTGGATCGACTTGCTGTCATATTCCG aCACACCAACCCCATTGTAGAAAATGGACAGATCCATCCGTGCCAAAAAGTCATTCAGGAA ATCTGGCCCGTGCTGTCGGAGACCCTGAACAAACACAGTGCCGATAACCGCATCGTGGAGCGGTGCTGCCGGTGCCTGCGCTTCGCCGTGCGCTGCGTGGGCAAAGGTTCTGCCGCCCTGCTGCAGCCGCTTGTCACCCAG ATGGTGAACGTGTACCGGGCACACCAGCACTCCTGCTTCCTCTACCTGGGCAGCATCCTGGTGGATGAGTACGGCATTGAGGAGGGCTGCCGGCAGGGTCTGCTCGACATGCTGCAG GCACTCTGCATCCCCACCttccagctgctggagcagcccAATGGCCTTCAGAACCACCCAGACACCGTGGATGACCTCTTCCGACTCGCAACCAG GTTTATCCAGCGCAGCCCCGTCACCCTGCTGCGCAGCCAGGTGATGATCCCCATCCTGCAGTGGGCGATCGCCGCCACCACCCTGGATCACCGGGACGCCAACTGCAGCGTCATGAAGTTCCTGCGCGATCTCATCCACACTGGAGTGGCCAACGAT cacGAGGAGGATTTTGAAGTGCGGAAGGACCTGATCAACCAAGTGATGAACCAGCTGGGCCAGCAGCTTGTCAACCAGCTGCTGCACACATGCTGCTTCTGCCTGCCCCCCTACACCCTGCCTGACGTCGCCGAGGTGCTCTGGGAGATCATGCAGATCGACCGGCCG ACGTTTTGTCGCTGGCTAGAGAACTCGCTGAAGGGTTTACCAAAGGAAACGACGGGAGGAGCCATCCAAGTCACACACAAACAGCTGACCGACTTCCACAAGCAGGTCACGAG CGCTGAGGAATGTAAACAAGTCTGCTGGGCTCTGAGGGACTTCACCCGCTTGTTCCGATAG